Genomic segment of Actinomycetota bacterium:
ACCGCCAGCCAACGCACGGTCGCCGCCGCGCAGCAGCGGCAGGCCGCCGTGGCGCTGGAGGCAGCACAGGCAAAAGACGCAGCGCTGACCGTCGTCGCGCCGATCGGTGGCGTGGTCGAGTTCGGCGCCGCCGCGACCGGGGGCGGGATCGCCGACGACGCTGCGGACCTGCCGGCGGATGTCGCCGGGCTGCTGGGCGGAACGCGCGGGGGGACGGGCGGTCCCGTGGCCGTCGGTGCGCCGGTGGGGGTGGGGCAGACCCTGTTCACCGTCTACGACCTGTCGGGCTTCCACCTCCGCGCGGCGGTGGACGAGGTCGACGCCGTCCAGCTCGAGCGCGGGCAGCCGGTCCGGGTTTTCCTCGACGCCTACCCCGACGATGTCCTGGCGGGATCGGTGACGCGCGTGGCGGTCGGTCCCGGGCAGGGCATCACCGCTGGTGTGGTGTACCCGGTCGCGGTGGCCCTGGACGACCTGCCCTCCGACGTCCGCCCCCGGGTCGGGATGACCGCCTCCGTCGAGATCGAGGTGCGGCGGGTCCGCAGCGCCACGGTCGTGCCGGCGAGCGCGCTGGTCCGCCGTGACGGGCGCGACGTCGTCCTTGTCGTCCGCGACGCCGACGGGGCCCGTCGCGTCCGTGCCGTCCCCGTGGAGCTGCGGGCGGTCAGCGACGACCTCGCCGCCGTCGACGGTGACGTCGCAGCCGGTGAACGCGTCGTCGTTGCCGGCTTCGAGCAGGTCGAGGACGGCGACCGCCTGCCGTGAGCCGTTCGCCCCCGCTGACCGACGGTGACCCTGCGCTCGTTGAGGTCGTCGATGCCCACCGCAGCTACCGGCTCGGAGCGGGACGCGATGCCGCGGTGGTGCAGGCCCTGCGCGGTGTGTCGCTCGCCGTCCGCGCCGGCGAGTACGTCGCCGTCCTCGGCCCATCGGGAAGCGGGAAATCGACGCTGCTGAACCTGCTGGGGCTGCTCGACCGCCCCACCGCCGGGACGCTGCGGTTCGCCGGGAACGACGTTCGCCGCCTCCCCGACGCCCAGCTGGCGCGGTTGCGCAACCGGAGCATCGGGTTCGTCTTCCAATCGTTCCAGCTCCTGCCGCGGTTGACCGCCGTGGCCAACGTCGCGCTGCCTCTGGCGTACCGCGGCATCCCTCGCCGTGAGCAGCGCGACCGCGCCGCCGCCGTCCTCACCGCCGTTGGGCTGGGCGACCGGCTCGACCACCGACCGACCCAGCTGTCGGGTGGTCAGCAGCAACGGGTCGCGATCGCCCGGGCGCTGGTCGGCGAGCCGGGCCTGGTCCTCGCCGACGAGCCGACCGGCAACCTCGACACGGTCACGGGGGAAGAGATCCTGGGGCTGCTCGACCGGCTGCACACCGAGCGTGGCACGTCCCTGGTCGTCGTCACCCACGACGCGCGCATCGCCGCACGAGCGGCCCGCCGCATCGAGGTCGTCGACGGGGTGCTGGCGTGAACGTCGCCGCGGCGACCCGTGCCGCGCTGGACGCCGTCCGCGCCAACCGGCTGCGATCGGCCCTGACCACCCTCGGTGTCGTGATCGGGGTGCTGGCCGTCATCCTGCTCGTCGCCGTCGGGCAGGGCGCACGTCAGGAGGTCACCGCGACGATCGAGGACCTCGGCTCCAACCTCCTGCTGGTGTTCCCCGGCCAGGCCGACTTCGGTCAGGCACCGACCCGGTCGCGGTTCACCCTCCACGACGCCGAGGCGGTCGGGCGGGCGCTGGGCGACCCGGAGCGCGTCGCTGCTCACGTGGTCTCCGGGGAGGTCGTCCGCGCCGGGAACGCGTCGACGTTCGTCAGCGTGCTCGGGGTCACCGAGACCTTCCCCAGGGTGGTGACGCGACAGCTGTCCCGGGGCGCGTCGTTCACGGCATCGGACCTCGCCACCGGGCGGCGGGTGGCCGTCGTGGGAGCGGCTGCCGCCGACGAGCTGTTCGCTCGTGGTGACCCGCTGGGCAAGACGGTCACGGTCGCGGGGCTGCGCTTCCGCGTCACCGGGGTGCTCGAGCCGGTCGGGGGGAGCTTCGGACCGGACCGGGACGCGCAGATCCTGATCCCGATCACCGCGGCACAGCGGGCGTTCGGCACCGACCGGATCGATGCGATCTTCGTGCGGTCGGCGTCGACCGCCGCGATCGACGATGACGCCGCCCGGGTCCGCCACGCCCTGGCCCGGCGGTTCAGCGAGGACGAGTTCAGCGTGATCACCCAGCGGGAGCTGATCGGGGTGGTGGGTCGGGTCCTGGAGTTGCTCACCCTGGTGCTGGCCGCGATCGCGGGGATCTCCCTGCTGGTGGGAGGCGTCGGGGTGAGCAACATCATGCTGGTGTCGGTCTCCGAGCGGACCCGCGAGATCGGCTTGCGCAAGGCGCTGGGCGCCCGCACCCGTGACATCACGCTGCAGTTCCTGATGGAGGCCGTGGTGCTGACCGGCACGGGTGGGGTCGCCGGGATCCTCCTCGGCGTCGGTCTGGCCCGCCTCGCCGACCGCTACTCCCCGCTCCCGGCGGTCGTGACCGGCTGGTCGGTGGCTCTGGCCGTGGGCGTGTCGGTGGCGGTGGGGATCGTCTTCGGGGTGTGGCCGGCGCGCCGTGCCGGTCGCCTCGACCCGGTGGCCGCCCTCCGCCACGAGTGACCGTCGCACGCTGGATAGGCTCGGGCCGGGCAGACGACCACGGACGGCAGTCGAGACGGAGCCGGTATGGCGGACCAGGGCAGCGACCACGGACGGGTTGCGCTGGTTTGGGATGGGCCGCTGGAGTACGACTTCGGCGCCACCCATCCGCTCAAGCCCGTGCGTGTCGAGCTCACCGTCGAGCTGATCCGCGCGTTGGGCCTGTGCGACACCGACCGTGCGGCGGAGGTCGCGTCGGGGCCGTACGACGAGGACGAGCTGCTGCGGATCCACACCGCCGACTACGTCGAGGTGGTCAAGCGCGCCGGGGACGACCCGTCGATGCGGGGCGCCCGCGAGTACGGGCTGGGGCCGGGTGACAACCCGATCTTCCCCGGGATGCACCAGGCATCCATGGAGGTGTGCGCGGCGTCGAAGGAGGCCGCGCGGCTGGTGGGGGAGCAGGAGGCTGTCCACGCGTTCAACCCGGCCGGTGGCCTGCACCACGCGCTGCCGGAGCGTGCGTCGGGGTTCTGCATCTACAACGACCCGGCCGTGGGGATCGACTGGCTGCTGCGCAACGGCGCCGAACGCATCGCCTACGTCGACGTCGACGTCCACCACGGCGACGGCGTGGAGCAGATCTTCTGGGACGACCCGCGTGTCCTGACCATCTCGCTGCACGAATCCGGCCGGTACCTGTTCCCGGGGACCGGCTTCCCCAGCGACATCGGGGGCCCGGGCGCTGAAGGCTCAGCGGCGAACGTGCCGCTCGCGCCGCGGACGCCCGGTGACGTGTGGCTGGATGCGTTCGACGCGGTCGTGGAGCCGCTTGTCCGTGCCTTCTCTCCGGATGTGCTCGTCACCCAGCTGGGTTGTGACACCCACGTCACCGACCCGTTGGCGCACCTGGCGCTCACCGTCGACGACTACGCCGAGGTCGCCACGCGGGTGCATCGCCTGGCGCACGAGGCGGCCGGCGGGCGGTGGGTCGCGTTCGGCGGCGGCGGGTACCAGATCGTGACGGTGGTCCCCCGAGCCTGGACGGTGTGGTTCGCGGAGATGGCCGGCGCCAACCTCCCGGACGCGGTCCCCTCCGACTGGCAGGACCTCGCGCGTTCGCGGACCGGCCAGGACCCGCCCGACCGCTTCGACGACGGCCCCGTCGGGATCTCCGACGACAGCCGGGCCCGTGCCCGCGAGGACGCCGAGGAGGCCATCCGCTCCGTCCGCGAGCACGTCCTGTCCCGCCACGGCGCCGACTGACCCCACCCGGTGAGGACGGTTGCGGGCCGCGACCCTCGAGCGACCCGGGGGCCTGAACGCGCGGCTGGCGTTCGGTCCACGTTCGGCCCGACCCGGCCGGTCGACCGCCAGTTACACTGCCAGCGATGGACGAACTGCTAACGGTCTCCGAGGTCGCGGACCTGCTGCGTGTCTCCACCATGACCGTCTACCGCCTGATCCGCAGCGGGGAGCTCCCGGCGGTCCGGGTTGGCCGCAACTACCGCGTCCGTCGAGGTGAGCTCGAGAGCTACCTCGCCGGGCAGGTGGTCGAGCCGGAGACCGTCGCCGACGAGCGGTGAGCCGCCATCCGGGTCCGCCGGCGCGGTACGCGGCGGTCACCTTCCTCTCCGATTTCGGCCTCGACGACATCTTCGTGGGCGTCTGCCACGGGGTGCTGGCCCGCTTCGCCGCGGACGCCCGCGTGATCGACATGACCCACGCCGTGCCGCGCGGCGACGTGGCGACCGGCGCGGTGCTGCTGGCGCGAGCAACCACCTACCTGCCGGTGTCGGTTCACCTGGCGGTGGTCGACCCTGGGGTGGGCACCGAACGGCGGGGCGTGGCTGTGGTGGCCGACCGGGGGGATGTCCTGGTCGGCCCGGACAACGGTCTGCTGGTCCCCGCGGCGCGGGCGCTCGGTGGCGTGATCGCCGCGTTCGAGCTGGCGGATCCCCAGGCCCGGCTGCAGCCGGTGTCCGACACCTTCCACGGGCGTGACGTGTTCGCCCCGGCGGCGGGCCTGATCGCCGCCGGACACGACCCACGCACCCTCGGCCCGGCGGTCACCGACCTCACCGACGTGCCGACCGTCCCGGCGGCGGCCGTGGCCGGTGGTCGGTTGCACGCGTCGGTGACCCTGGTCGACCGTTTCGGCAACCTGCAGCTGGCGGCGTCCCCGGCCGACCTGGCTAGCCTGGGATCCGAGCTCGGTGACGAGGTCTTCGTCGACCACGGGGATCGTTCGTGGAGCGCTCGCTGGGCCCGGACGTTCGGGGACGTTGCGGCCGGTGACATGCTCGTTCACCAGGACAGCGACCGGGCTCTGGCGGTCGCGGTCAACGGCGGCTCTGCAGCGGCGCGGACGGGTGCCGCCCGCGGTGACGTGTTGACGCTCGCGCCGGCGTCGACGACCCCGCACGGCGGAGGCGAGACGCACCGGGGAGATGACGAGCGAGGATCGTGATGTGGCTGGCCGACGCGTTCTGATCACCGGGATCTCCGAGCAGATCCCGGGGAAGCTGGCCCGCGCGCTCGAACAGCGCGACGACGTCGAGTACGTCGCTGGCGTCGACGTCCGCGCCCCGCACGACGACCTGCGCCGCACCGAGTTCATCCGGGCCGACATCCGCAACCCCATCGTCACCCGCGTGATCACCGCGACCGGGGTCGACACGGTCGTGCATGCCGGTGTGGCACCGGCCCCGGGTTCGGTCGGCGGCCGCGCACGGATGAAGGAGCACAACGTCATCGGGACCATGCAGCTGCTGGCTGCCTGCCAGAAGGCCGACGCGCTCCGCACGGTGGTGATCAAGTCGTCCACCGCCGTCTACGGAAGCGACCACAGCGACCCGGCGCTGTTCACGGAATCCGCGACGCCGCGGGGCACGCCACGTTCGGGGTTCGCCAAGGACGTCACCGAGGTGGAGGGGTACGCACGCAGCTTCGGCCGTCGCCGCCCGGACGTGACCGTCACCATCCTGCGGTTCGCCAACTTCATCGGGGGCGGGGTCGACTCGCTGTTCGCCCGGTACTTCGCCCTCCCGCTGGTCCCGACCATCGCCGGCTACGACCCGCGGCTGCAGTTCTGCCACGGTGACGACGCCCTGGCCGTCCTGGAGCGTGCCACGGTCGAGGATCGGCCCGGCATCTACAACGTCGCGGGGGCCGGCGTGCTCTACCTGTCGCAGGCGATCCGCCTGGCGGGGCGCATCCCCGCCCCCGTCGCGCTTCCGTTCGCCACGCTCGCCGGGAACCTGGTCCGGCGCACCGGCCGGCTCGATTTCTCACCGGAGCAGCTGCGGTTCCTGCAGTACGGCCGCGTGGTGGATGTCACCAAGCTGCGCCGCGACTTCGGGTCCGTGCCGCGGTACTCGACCCGTGAGGCGTTCGAGGACTACCTGGCCCACCGACGGATCCGGAAGGTGGCGCCGTCGCCGACGCAGGCCTGGGACCGCGAGCTGTACGACTTCCTGCAGCGCCGCGCGGCTGCGCCCAGCGCGACCGAGACCGGCAGCACCGGAGAGGACCGCTGATGGCGGACACCGACGCCCAGGTCTACTCGATCGCGGAGCAGCGGGCCGCGCGGGTGGCGGGACGCCAACCGTCGGGGCAACGCGTCCGGTGCGGGGCGACCACCGCGGACGGTCGCCCGTGCCGCAACTACGCCGTGCGCGACGATCTGTGCCGGGTACACGCGGCGGCGCACGAGGACCCGCCAGCGGCACCGGAGCCGCCCCAGGACGGCGTCGAGCTGCTCGCGGGTCTGCGCGACGTCCTCGGCGACCGCTGGGTCGATCATGTCACGGCCGTGACCGACTTCCTGACGCGGCGGCTCAGCGGCGACTACCCGATCGACCCTTTCGGTTTCGACCGTGACCTGACCGAACACGTCCTGCTGCCGTTGCTCCGGCCGCTGTACCGGCGGTACTGGCGGGTGCGCAGCATCGGCCACGAGCGCATCCCCGACGGCGCCGCGCTGGTGGTCGCCAACCACGCGGGGACCGTCCCCGTCGACGCGCTGATGGTGAAGCTCGGGATCTACGACGAGACCGGACGCCACCTGCGCCCCCTGGCCGCGGACCTGGCGTGGCGGCTGCCGGTGATCGGTGAGCTCGCCCGGAAGTTGGGGAACACGATGGCGTGCGACGAGGACGCCACCCGGCTCCTCGACGAGGGGGAGCTGGTCGGGGTCTGGCCGGAGGGCTTCAAGGGGATCGGCAAGCCCTACCGCGACCGCTACAAGCTGCAGCGGTTCGGCCGCGGCGGCTTCGTCGAGGTGGCGCTGCGGACCTCGGCCCCGATCGTGCCGACGGCGGTCGTGGGCAGCGAGGAGATCTACCCGCTGATGTACAACTTCCGGACGCTCGCGCGGCTGTTCGGCTTCCCCTACTTCCCGGTGACCCCCACGTTCCCGTGGTTGGGTCCGGCCGGGCTGATCCCGCTGCCGTCGAAGTGGATCATCGAGTACGGCGAGCCGATCCCGACCCGTGACTACGGGCCGGACGCCGCGGACGATCCCATGGCGGTCTTCGACCTCACCGACCGCGTGCGCGACACCATCCAGCAGATGCTGTACCGCAACCTGATGGGGCGCCGCTCGATCTTCTTCTAGAACGCGAAGCTCTGGGAGGACGCCGGAGGGGCGGGCACGATGCCCGCCCCTCCGTGGGTGCGTGGTCCTGTCAGTGGCTCGTCAGCTTGTGGCGCAACCCCACCGCCGCGGCCATCGCGGCGACACCGACCAGGATGGCCAGCGCCCCGCCACCGGTACGCGGCAGGCTGATCGGAACCGCCGGCGCTGCGGGCGCGTCCAGTGCGGGCGCCTGCACCTGTTGGACCGGGTTGGCCGCGGCCGCCTTCACCCGGTTGGGCAGGAGGTTCAGGTCCAGCCCCAGCAGGCCGCTGCCGGCCGAACCCGCGGCGTTCAGCGGGTGCAGGTTGATCCCGAACGCCGAGACCGACGCTTCGGACGACGAGCCGTCCTCCGCGACGTGCGTGGTGCCCTTCCCGGGCATGGTGGCCAGACCCGCCGACGCGATGATGTCGGTCAGCGTGGACGTCACATCCGACAGGAGGGTGTTGAGTCCGAGCTCCCCGAGCGGGATGATCTCCTGGTTGACCTTCAGGGTGTCCCCGGTGACCTCGATCAGGCTGTTGTCGGCGAGCCTCACCGAGATCACCTCGGTGACGGTGTCGGCGAACGCCCCGCCCGGCTCACCGTTGGTCCCCGCCACCGAGCTGTACTGGAACGTCGGGACCTCGACCAGGCCTCCGAGGAGCTCGAGGTTCACCAGCCCGGAGACGGCGCGGGACACGACCTTGCCCTCCTCGGTGTTGACGGTCGAGCGACTCCACAGCTTCGTGGCCTTGACCAGGTCGACCGTGGTGACGTCGGGGACGGTGAGCAGGTCCTGCACCGGGTCGATGTTA
This window contains:
- a CDS encoding HlyD family efflux transporter periplasmic adaptor subunit, producing TASQRTVAAAQQRQAAVALEAAQAKDAALTVVAPIGGVVEFGAAATGGGIADDAADLPADVAGLLGGTRGGTGGPVAVGAPVGVGQTLFTVYDLSGFHLRAAVDEVDAVQLERGQPVRVFLDAYPDDVLAGSVTRVAVGPGQGITAGVVYPVAVALDDLPSDVRPRVGMTASVEIEVRRVRSATVVPASALVRRDGRDVVLVVRDADGARRVRAVPVELRAVSDDLAAVDGDVAAGERVVVAGFEQVEDGDRLP
- a CDS encoding ABC transporter ATP-binding protein, with protein sequence MTDGDPALVEVVDAHRSYRLGAGRDAAVVQALRGVSLAVRAGEYVAVLGPSGSGKSTLLNLLGLLDRPTAGTLRFAGNDVRRLPDAQLARLRNRSIGFVFQSFQLLPRLTAVANVALPLAYRGIPRREQRDRAAAVLTAVGLGDRLDHRPTQLSGGQQQRVAIARALVGEPGLVLADEPTGNLDTVTGEEILGLLDRLHTERGTSLVVVTHDARIAARAARRIEVVDGVLA
- a CDS encoding ABC transporter permease, giving the protein MNVAAATRAALDAVRANRLRSALTTLGVVIGVLAVILLVAVGQGARQEVTATIEDLGSNLLLVFPGQADFGQAPTRSRFTLHDAEAVGRALGDPERVAAHVVSGEVVRAGNASTFVSVLGVTETFPRVVTRQLSRGASFTASDLATGRRVAVVGAAAADELFARGDPLGKTVTVAGLRFRVTGVLEPVGGSFGPDRDAQILIPITAAQRAFGTDRIDAIFVRSASTAAIDDDAARVRHALARRFSEDEFSVITQRELIGVVGRVLELLTLVLAAIAGISLLVGGVGVSNIMLVSVSERTREIGLRKALGARTRDITLQFLMEAVVLTGTGGVAGILLGVGLARLADRYSPLPAVVTGWSVALAVGVSVAVGIVFGVWPARRAGRLDPVAALRHE
- a CDS encoding acetoin utilization protein AcuC, which translates into the protein MADQGSDHGRVALVWDGPLEYDFGATHPLKPVRVELTVELIRALGLCDTDRAAEVASGPYDEDELLRIHTADYVEVVKRAGDDPSMRGAREYGLGPGDNPIFPGMHQASMEVCAASKEAARLVGEQEAVHAFNPAGGLHHALPERASGFCIYNDPAVGIDWLLRNGAERIAYVDVDVHHGDGVEQIFWDDPRVLTISLHESGRYLFPGTGFPSDIGGPGAEGSAANVPLAPRTPGDVWLDAFDAVVEPLVRAFSPDVLVTQLGCDTHVTDPLAHLALTVDDYAEVATRVHRLAHEAAGGRWVAFGGGGYQIVTVVPRAWTVWFAEMAGANLPDAVPSDWQDLARSRTGQDPPDRFDDGPVGISDDSRARAREDAEEAIRSVREHVLSRHGAD
- a CDS encoding helix-turn-helix domain-containing protein, giving the protein MDELLTVSEVADLLRVSTMTVYRLIRSGELPAVRVGRNYRVRRGELESYLAGQVVEPETVADER
- a CDS encoding SAM-dependent chlorinase/fluorinase, which codes for MSRHPGPPARYAAVTFLSDFGLDDIFVGVCHGVLARFAADARVIDMTHAVPRGDVATGAVLLARATTYLPVSVHLAVVDPGVGTERRGVAVVADRGDVLVGPDNGLLVPAARALGGVIAAFELADPQARLQPVSDTFHGRDVFAPAAGLIAAGHDPRTLGPAVTDLTDVPTVPAAAVAGGRLHASVTLVDRFGNLQLAASPADLASLGSELGDEVFVDHGDRSWSARWARTFGDVAAGDMLVHQDSDRALAVAVNGGSAAARTGAARGDVLTLAPASTTPHGGGETHRGDDERGS
- a CDS encoding NAD-dependent epimerase/dehydratase family protein — encoded protein: MAGRRVLITGISEQIPGKLARALEQRDDVEYVAGVDVRAPHDDLRRTEFIRADIRNPIVTRVITATGVDTVVHAGVAPAPGSVGGRARMKEHNVIGTMQLLAACQKADALRTVVIKSSTAVYGSDHSDPALFTESATPRGTPRSGFAKDVTEVEGYARSFGRRRPDVTVTILRFANFIGGGVDSLFARYFALPLVPTIAGYDPRLQFCHGDDALAVLERATVEDRPGIYNVAGAGVLYLSQAIRLAGRIPAPVALPFATLAGNLVRRTGRLDFSPEQLRFLQYGRVVDVTKLRRDFGSVPRYSTREAFEDYLAHRRIRKVAPSPTQAWDRELYDFLQRRAAAPSATETGSTGEDR
- a CDS encoding acyltransferase family protein — its product is MADTDAQVYSIAEQRAARVAGRQPSGQRVRCGATTADGRPCRNYAVRDDLCRVHAAAHEDPPAAPEPPQDGVELLAGLRDVLGDRWVDHVTAVTDFLTRRLSGDYPIDPFGFDRDLTEHVLLPLLRPLYRRYWRVRSIGHERIPDGAALVVANHAGTVPVDALMVKLGIYDETGRHLRPLAADLAWRLPVIGELARKLGNTMACDEDATRLLDEGELVGVWPEGFKGIGKPYRDRYKLQRFGRGGFVEVALRTSAPIVPTAVVGSEEIYPLMYNFRTLARLFGFPYFPVTPTFPWLGPAGLIPLPSKWIIEYGEPIPTRDYGPDAADDPMAVFDLTDRVRDTIQQMLYRNLMGRRSIFF